A window of Roseateles sp. XES5 genomic DNA:
GCTCTCACCATCGCGGTCGCAGCGCCCCTTCCCGCCCTTGCTCTCGACGATGCGCAGAAGAAGGAGATGGGGGAATTCATCAAGGAATACCTCATCGAGAACCCGGAAATCCTTCTCGACGTGCAGGAGGCCCTGCAGAAGAAGCAGGAAGCCCAGCAGCAGGCCAAGGCCCAGTCCGCCATCACCGACAACGAGAAGGCGATCTTCTCCTCGCCCTACGACATCGCGCTCGGCAATCCGAAGGGCGACGTCACCATCGTCGAGTTCTTCGATTACAATTGCGGCTACTGCAAGCGCGCCCTCTCCGACATGGATGCGATCCTGAAGGAGGACAAGAACGTCCGCTTCGTCCTCAAGGAACTGCCGATCCTCGGCCCCGATTCGCTCGCCGCCCACAAGGTGAGCGCCGCCTTCCGCGATCTCGCGCCGGAAAAATACGGCGAATTCCACCGGGCCCTGCTCGGCGGTGAAGGCCGCGCGACGGACGAGAGCGCCGTGGCGCTTGCCGCCAGCATGGGCGTCGCCGAGGCCGATATCCGCAAGGCCATGGAAGAAAAGCCGCATGACGACGCCGTGCGCCAGGCCTATTCGCTGGCCAACGACCTCGGCATCACCGGCACGCCGTCCTACGTGCTCGGCCAGGACATGGTCTATGGCGCGGTGGGCGTGGACGAGCTTCGCGAGAAAATCGCCAATGTGCGCGCCTGCGGCAAGGCAAGCTGCTCGTAGGCGCCATCTTCTCGCCACGCTGGCCGTGTTGAGCCTTTGGCTTGTGGACACGACCCTTTCGACCGGAAAACCCCATGTCCTTGGGGCTTTCCCTGCGGAAACCGCCGGTCTATAGGTAGTCCTCTATCCAGCATGCGGAATTGCGAATGGCTTCGACCCTTTTCGTGCTCAACGGCCCCAACCTGAACGCACTCGGCAAACGCGAGCCCGGTATCTATGGCGGCCAGACGCTCGCCGATATCGAAGCGCTGTGCAAAGCCGAGGGCGAGAAGCTGGGTTTTGCCGTCGATTTCCGCCAATCCAACCATGAAGGCGACCTGGTCGACTGGATCCATGAGGCCGGCGACACCGCTGCCGGCATCGCCATCAACGCCGGTGCCTATACCCACACTTCGATCGCGCTGCACGACGCCATCCGCGCCGTGAAGATCCCGGTGGTCGAACTGCACCTTTCCAACGTGCATGCCCGCGAGGAATTCCGCCACAAGTCGATGATCGCGCCCGCCGTAAAGGGCGTCATCTGCGGCTTTGGCGCGCATAGCTATGTCCTTGCGCTCCATG
This region includes:
- a CDS encoding DsbA family protein, translated to MTFKTKLAATVALTIAVAAPLPALALDDAQKKEMGEFIKEYLIENPEILLDVQEALQKKQEAQQQAKAQSAITDNEKAIFSSPYDIALGNPKGDVTIVEFFDYNCGYCKRALSDMDAILKEDKNVRFVLKELPILGPDSLAAHKVSAAFRDLAPEKYGEFHRALLGGEGRATDESAVALAASMGVAEADIRKAMEEKPHDDAVRQAYSLANDLGITGTPSYVLGQDMVYGAVGVDELREKIANVRACGKASCS
- the aroQ gene encoding type II 3-dehydroquinate dehydratase, yielding MASTLFVLNGPNLNALGKREPGIYGGQTLADIEALCKAEGEKLGFAVDFRQSNHEGDLVDWIHEAGDTAAGIAINAGAYTHTSIALHDAIRAVKIPVVELHLSNVHAREEFRHKSMIAPAVKGVICGFGAHSYVLALHALSSITT